The DNA region TGGTACACATAGTGGATGGTATCGGTCGGAGAAAAGATAAGATCATCTCGCATCATTTTATAATCAGTGATGGTTTGGATTTGTTTTTCCAAAATATCCATTTCTTCCATTTGGGTGGTAGTCCAACCAAACTCACCTTTGGGAACTCCACATTGGATGAAAGTGATTGTGAATAGAATGGGAAGGATGGAAAATATTCGTTTGTAAAAAATCTGAATGAGGGGACTAGGCACCGAATTCTGTCTCATCTTAGTTTCATTTTCGACAGAATTTAGAATTCGCCTGCTCGGAAATCGAAACTTTATTCTATAATTTTTCCGCGTTCTGAGATATCTTTTTCTTTCGGGGGAAATGAATTCCTCTCTTGCGGATCTGACGATCTTTGGTTTTTCCCAAATTCTTCTGCAATTTTCGCAGGCAAAATGAGGATGCGGCTCACCCAACGTAAAATGAAAAAAAGTAAGATGGAAAGGACTAGGATTTTTGCCATAAGACCTCAACGTGCCCGAAGGGATTTCGGAAGATGTCGATCTTCTTCATTTTCTCCCCAACCGAGCTTGGTTACACCATACAATCCCACTAGGAGAAAAAAGAAAACGGAAAGATAAAGTAAGGGACTGTATTCTTCTGAATAAAATACTTTTCCTTCTCCAGGTTTGGGAACTTTTTTTGGCGTTTGGGGTAGGCCGAACTTTCGCGCTAAGGTTTCAATTTGAATGAAGTTGATGACCGGAATTTCCTTTTCTAAAAAGGATTTGATGACTGAATTGGGGATATGGACTTCTTCGGGTAAACCGGTGATGAGTCCATTTTTGAAAACTTGTTTTCCGAGATTTGTTCCAAGAATTGTTGTGCCCCCACCAACATTCACAAAGAGTTTGATAGGTTTTCCAACTGCCAACTCTTCATATAGTTTCATACGTTTTTCAATGGAATCATCAAAATGAATGGGATCAAGGAGTTTGACTTGGTTTCTTTGTAAAGCGCGGCCGAGTAATTCTTTCCCTTCTTTTGAAATTCCCATTGCCTTGTCTTGGATTCCTCCAAGTGACGCATAACTTGACTTAAATGAAAAAATTCCCGACTCAACAAGTTCTCTTTCCATATCCAACCAAAGCATTTGTGGATGGTTCGCTCCAAATTGTGATGCCGAAGCACTCGAAATAATAATTGGTTTCAGTTTCATGGTATCAAGGGCTGCAAATAAACAAATATTGACAGCAGGAAAAGAACCGGATATAGCCACAGCAACCGTGTCACCTTCTTCTAACTTTGCTTTTTTAAAAAGTTGGATCATAATCGCTGCAAAGTTTGGATTAATAGATGTTTGTTTTGCGGAAAGAGATCCCGTGTTACTTGTAACAGGAGTTAAGAAGTCGCCGATGAGACCAGAGTTTGTTGGATCTAATTCTTTATAATCTGGTTTTTTGTGTTTTAATAGTTCTGGTTTTAGAATCTGAAACCCACGTTCTGCTAGTTTTGCCGCATGAAGTTTCTTTTTGAAATAGGATTGTTCTTTTTTTACCTTACAAGTTTCAATTAATAATAAACCTAAAACTCCTAAGATCGCTAAGAGAAATAACGCAATCCTGGAATGTTTCCAAGGAGACCAATAAATTTTAGTCATCATAAAGTTTCTAACTCTGTACCTAAAATGAAAATAAGGAGAATTTTTACGAAAATAGAAGCAAGGATCAGAACAGAAGTTGTTTCTAATACACCTTGTCTTTCATACCAAATAGCAATGAGTCCAGGAATGATAAACCCAATCCCTCTCACTTCGGAAAGGTATGCGATATCTAAATCGGGAAGAACTTGGTAGTTTAACAAATAACCGAAAAAATAACCAAATAACAGAATAAATACGATTTTTCTTTTTCCAAAGATAAGTAAAAAATTAGATAAAATTTCTACACAAAGATAGGAAAGGAAAGCGATGAGAAAAGTAAGGGCTATGTCTTTGGGATGATGGAAGGATAAAGCTAAGTAACCTGGTACAACGAGACCCGTTCCCAAAATGCCAAATAGTTCTGAAAAAACCAAACTGACAACGAGGCTTAGCCCTATAGACAAAGGGAGAATTTCATTCATTGGTTTGTTCCGACCGATTTTTTAAGTATAAAGATAGATCCATTCCCAGACCAACTATATTTCCAATTCCAAAAACTAAAGATTGTTTAGGAAGAATTGAGAGTAGGGATTCAAAAATTCCATCTAAACTTAAATGTTCCCAAACAAATATGGGAATGTCTTTTTTGGAATAGGTTTTTAAATATTTAAAAGCTAAGGAAGTCGATGATCCAATTAAAATGACTGCATCGTATCCATCCCAGTTGGCAAATTCTTTTGTTAATTGGTGGCTCCGTTCTGGCCTGTCTTCCCTTGTATGAAACAAAATATATCGTTTGTTGTAATGCGGGTATCTTTGGATGACAGAAGACCAGATGAACTGTGTGCTATTTGGATCGTTAGCGGCCATAGCATTTACATATAAAAATTCTTTTCCAAAAAAATGAATGGGTGACACTGAAAGTGCACCAGGATCTGGATTTACTTTCCACATAGACTCAAGAGCTTTTTTGCGATCGACTCCCAGGAATTCACAAACAGTCAGTGCTAAATTTACATTTTCTTTATGTTCCCAATAAGAGAATTTGTTCATTTCTTCATCTGTAATTTTTTCTAGCGATTCTTCTTTTGTGATGATGGCGTTTGAATTTCTGTCCTTACATACCTCTTGGACTAAACTTTCAAATTCTGTAACTCCTGTAATAAGGGTTCCATTGATTGGACAACCAGATAATAACGATTTGGCGACATCGATTAAATTTGGTCCCATCACTTCCAGATGGTCTTCCCGGATATTAGTAATCACTCCAATGTCTGACTTTAGAATTTGTCCTTCGCTTGCCCATTGGTAACGTGGCTCCAATGCCATACATTCTAATACAACGATTTCGGCTCCAACTTGGTTCGCCTTTTTTAGAATTTTAATTTGTTCTAAAATGGATGGTTTTCCAAATCGAGTGATTGATTCTTCTGATCCATCGGGAAAAATCATTCGAGCCATTGTCCCCGTCGTTTTTGCAAAAACGGTCACCCCTGTAGCGGAAAGTCCTGCTCGTATGAGTCTTGTTACACTTGATTTACCCCTCGTCCCGTTGACATGGATTCGATGTTTGAACTTTTTAATCGTTCGGTTGTGTAAAAAATATTCAAATGTATAATAAAGTAAGAGTACAAGGATAATTAGAAAAAAAAGAAAGGCGTTTGGTTTCATCTGAAATTTATTTGATGATACATTTCCTTCAACGGAATGTCATTTGATTGTAACTCAAAACTGAGAAGATGCACGTAGTTTTCTATGAGCATACGTTACAAATTCTTATTAATACTGAGTGTGAGTCAAATTCTTCTTGTAATTGCTCTCACGACTAGTTTCGCCTATCTTTTACAATCGGTGAAAAATATCCCTCAAACACAACGGGCAGAGGATCTTTCGCGAAATTTTCAAAGGGAATTGGAATTTAAAGAAGAAAAACTGCGTTTGTTACTAGAAGAAATTACTTTTAATTCTCAAACTCGGGGAATTTTAGAGAGGGGACTCAGTGATCGTTCCGTTTTATCGAAGGAACTACCTTACCTACAACAAATCTTAAAAAGATATGGTTTGTCTATTTTTGAAATTGGAGACAATAAGGGAAAAGTTTTGTTTCGTGTGCATCGTCCCAAAGATTTTGGCGATGATAAAAAAAACCAACCCATCATTCGAAATGCTTTGAACGGGCAATCAACTGCGGCTTTGGAAGATGGACATAGTGGACTTGGATTTCGGTTGGCGGCTCCACTTTTTGGTCGGGGAACCGTTCTCATTGGCCAACTAGTAGATGATAGTTTTACAAAAACCATTTCTAAAGACAATCGAATTCATTTAGCAATTTTTCAAGAAGGAAAAGTAAAAACAATAGGATCAGATATGATTCGTTTGGTGATGAATGAAAAACCAAATTTGTTAATGGAAGAACAAAGGTTCCACTTTCAAAGTAAACCATATTATTTAGTTAAAATTCCTTATGTTGGAAGTTCTCAGTCGGTAAAACAATTAGTGTTTCATGTGATGATTGATGAAAATGAAGTAGAATCTAAAACATGGAAAATTTGGTCGTTTTTTGTTGTCGCATCACTTGTATTATGTGGTGTTATTTTCCTTATTTCCTTTTTGTTTTCTCGCGATATGGTAGAAGCAATCAAACTTCTCACTACCGCCATGGTAGATTTAGACCAGTGGAAACCAGAAACTTTACCAACTCATCGAAGTGATGAAATTGGGCAAATGGGAAGAGTTTTTGTCGAAATGAAAGAGGAATTGGCCGAACACCAAAATCATTTGGAAGAAATGGTGGACCAACGTACAAGGGAGTTAAATGAAACTTTATCGGAAATGCAAAAACTCCAAGACAAACAAGATGGAGATTATTTTTTAACATCTTTGCTCATCAAACCTTTACGTGGTTCATTTGCAAAATCAGAAACTGTTTCGATCAAAATTTTCGAACGTCAGATGAAACAATTTACGTTCAGGAACAAACAATCTGAAATTGGTGGTGACCTTTCAGTTTCGGATTCTATCTATTTGATGGGTAAAAAATACACAGTATTTTTAAACGCAGACGCTATGGGTAAGTCCATCCAAGGTGCGGGTGGTGCTCTTGTAATGGGAACAGTTTTTAAGTCTATTATAACTCGAACACAAAAGTTGCGTTATATGCAGGATAGACATCCCGAACGTTGGCTAAAGGAATGTTTCCAAGAGGTTCACAACGTTTTTATTAGTTTTGACGGCCATATGTTAATATCCGCCATACTAGGATTAGTTGACGAAGAAACGGGAACATTATATTATATCAATGCAGAACATCCTTGGATTGTTTTGTTTCGCGATGGAAATGCAAGTTTTCTCGAAAATGAACATTCCCTTCGAAAGATTGGGTTTACTGAGATGAGTGGTGACGAAGTAGTGATCCAAATTTACCCTTTACGTCCAGGGGATGTTCTCATTTTGGGATCGGATGGCCGTGATGATTTGTTTGTTGGACAATCTGGAGGAAACAGAGTCATCAACGATGATGAAACTGTTTTTTTAAGACATGTTCGGGAAGGTGGTGGTGATCTAAATCAAATTTGTAAAGCCATGTATTTATTTGGTGATTTAACCGATGATTTAAGTTTGATGAGAATTGCATTTTTAGAGGAAGTTGCTTACGCCGCGAAAGAATCCACAAAAACAAATGTTTATTACCAAATGTTGGGAGAAGGGATTCAATCCTATCGTGATGGAGAATGGAACAATGCAATTTTTGCTTTAGAACTTGCTTTAGATTCGGAACCAGATGATCTTTATTGTTTAAGAGAATTATCTAAGTTGTATATGAAATCTAAGGATTATGAAAAAGCTATCGAACTTGCTAATCGTTATTTATTTCTGAATCCAGGGGACACCGATTTTTTGTTTTATATTGCCTATGCACATAAACAAAGAAGAGACTTTGAATTAGCCACAGATTTTGCAGAAAAACTTCGGTTTAGAGATCCGAAAAATTTTAATAATCTATTGTTACTTGCAGAAATTCTAATGCACAGAAGAGACATCGAACGTTCGAAAGAAGTTCTATTGGCTTTACAAGAAATGGCACCCGAAAATCCAAAACTACTCAAGTTAAAAAACTTTTGGCAAAAAATGGTCGCAACTTCCGTAACTTGAGTTATTTGAAAGAATTGATAGCTTCTTCTGTGCTTTCGAAAATTTGAATCACAGAAGAAATTTTAGAAATGCGAAAAATCTGGCGAATGGTTTTGGAAACGTTTACAATTCGCAAACCACCACCTAACTCTGTCAATTTGTCGTTAAGCGACATGATGAGTCCAAATCCCGAAGAGTCAATAAAGCTGACTCCTTCTAAATCAAAAATAAACCGATGTTCTTCTTGGGATGCAGATTCTTTAATTCGTTCTTTGAGTATACCGGCATTTAACATATCTAAGTTGCCGAATAATTTCAGAACAACAATGCCGTCGAATTTAGATTCTGTATATTCCATTGAACCGCTTTGAGGATAGCCAATTTTCCGATTTGGTCAATAGATTAATTGACGAACTTGTCCCATTTTTCTTCTACTGAGATCGATCTGAGGATTCGCCAAATTAGTTTAGAACCATTTTCCGAATTGGTCATAATGACCACTCCATATCCTTTTTCTGTGTTGAAAAGGGCAAGCGACTTATGTCCCTTTGTATGGCCTCCATGAAAGAAATATTCGGTTTTGCCAGTGCGATTTAAGAAAAATCCATGGGCGACAAGGGCATGGACTGTGAGGTTGGCGGCACTCATTTTCGGAGAAAGCAGATACTCGGCAGAGTCTTTGGACAAAAAGTTTGATTTTCCTTGTTTCGCCTTCGCCACTTCATGAAATAATAATCCCACTTCTTCCGGTGTTGTCCAAAGCCCGCCTGAGGAAAGTTCAGGAGTGACAAAGGATTTTTGAGGGAGTAGGTTTCCTTGTTCATCATAACCATCGAGGCGATCATCATCAGCCGTTAGGTTTTGACGAAATGTACTTCTTGTCATGTGTAAAGGTTGAAAAACAACTTCAGACATTAGGTTTTGAAATGATTTTCCTGTTCGTTCGGCTAAAATTTCTTGTACAATGCTGTATCCGCCGCCAGAGTAACGAGATTTACTTCCCGGTTTATAATACAATTTCAATCCATTTCCTTTTGTTGTATTTGTATCTTTTAACTCTCGTAAATGTTTTTTTCCTGAGTTGATCGGATCATCCCAATTTCCTTTTTCAGTAAGTCCACTTGTATGCGATAACAATAAATCAAGAT from Leptospira noumeaensis includes:
- the pgsW gene encoding poly-gamma-glutamate system protein, which codes for MTKIYWSPWKHSRIALFLLAILGVLGLLLIETCKVKKEQSYFKKKLHAAKLAERGFQILKPELLKHKKPDYKELDPTNSGLIGDFLTPVTSNTGSLSAKQTSINPNFAAIMIQLFKKAKLEEGDTVAVAISGSFPAVNICLFAALDTMKLKPIIISSASASQFGANHPQMLWLDMERELVESGIFSFKSSYASLGGIQDKAMGISKEGKELLGRALQRNQVKLLDPIHFDDSIEKRMKLYEELAVGKPIKLFVNVGGGTTILGTNLGKQVFKNGLITGLPEEVHIPNSVIKSFLEKEIPVINFIQIETLARKFGLPQTPKKVPKPGEGKVFYSEEYSPLLYLSVFFFLLVGLYGVTKLGWGENEEDRHLPKSLRAR
- the pgsC gene encoding poly-gamma-glutamate biosynthesis protein PgsC, which encodes MNEILPLSIGLSLVVSLVFSELFGILGTGLVVPGYLALSFHHPKDIALTFLIAFLSYLCVEILSNFLLIFGKRKIVFILLFGYFFGYLLNYQVLPDLDIAYLSEVRGIGFIIPGLIAIWYERQGVLETTSVLILASIFVKILLIFILGTELETL
- the pgsB gene encoding poly-gamma-glutamate synthase PgsB, which gives rise to MKPNAFLFFLIILVLLLYYTFEYFLHNRTIKKFKHRIHVNGTRGKSSVTRLIRAGLSATGVTVFAKTTGTMARMIFPDGSEESITRFGKPSILEQIKILKKANQVGAEIVVLECMALEPRYQWASEGQILKSDIGVITNIREDHLEVMGPNLIDVAKSLLSGCPINGTLITGVTEFESLVQEVCKDRNSNAIITKEESLEKITDEEMNKFSYWEHKENVNLALTVCEFLGVDRKKALESMWKVNPDPGALSVSPIHFFGKEFLYVNAMAANDPNSTQFIWSSVIQRYPHYNKRYILFHTREDRPERSHQLTKEFANWDGYDAVILIGSSTSLAFKYLKTYSKKDIPIFVWEHLSLDGIFESLLSILPKQSLVFGIGNIVGLGMDLSLYLKNRSEQTNE
- a CDS encoding SpoIIE family protein phosphatase, with product MSIRYKFLLILSVSQILLVIALTTSFAYLLQSVKNIPQTQRAEDLSRNFQRELEFKEEKLRLLLEEITFNSQTRGILERGLSDRSVLSKELPYLQQILKRYGLSIFEIGDNKGKVLFRVHRPKDFGDDKKNQPIIRNALNGQSTAALEDGHSGLGFRLAAPLFGRGTVLIGQLVDDSFTKTISKDNRIHLAIFQEGKVKTIGSDMIRLVMNEKPNLLMEEQRFHFQSKPYYLVKIPYVGSSQSVKQLVFHVMIDENEVESKTWKIWSFFVVASLVLCGVIFLISFLFSRDMVEAIKLLTTAMVDLDQWKPETLPTHRSDEIGQMGRVFVEMKEELAEHQNHLEEMVDQRTRELNETLSEMQKLQDKQDGDYFLTSLLIKPLRGSFAKSETVSIKIFERQMKQFTFRNKQSEIGGDLSVSDSIYLMGKKYTVFLNADAMGKSIQGAGGALVMGTVFKSIITRTQKLRYMQDRHPERWLKECFQEVHNVFISFDGHMLISAILGLVDEETGTLYYINAEHPWIVLFRDGNASFLENEHSLRKIGFTEMSGDEVVIQIYPLRPGDVLILGSDGRDDLFVGQSGGNRVINDDETVFLRHVREGGGDLNQICKAMYLFGDLTDDLSLMRIAFLEEVAYAAKESTKTNVYYQMLGEGIQSYRDGEWNNAIFALELALDSEPDDLYCLRELSKLYMKSKDYEKAIELANRYLFLNPGDTDFLFYIAYAHKQRRDFELATDFAEKLRFRDPKNFNNLLLLAEILMHRRDIERSKEVLLALQEMAPENPKLLKLKNFWQKMVATSVT
- a CDS encoding STAS domain-containing protein codes for the protein MEYTESKFDGIVVLKLFGNLDMLNAGILKERIKESASQEEHRFIFDLEGVSFIDSSGFGLIMSLNDKLTELGGGLRIVNVSKTIRQIFRISKISSVIQIFESTEEAINSFK